A region of Maridesulfovibrio sp. DNA encodes the following proteins:
- the thyX gene encoding FAD-dependent thymidylate synthase has product MPEKDLRVELLSMTPNALELLYASFRQCYHAGFVADMWPRLLDGEIAKDKQAEFVSKVLESGHDSPIEHVSFTFAVEGISRACSHQIVRHRIASYSQQSQRYVTENDMDYIIPPAIARIPEARERFEKFMEEVSCAYKDLREILVDAGRESKANEDARFVLPQAAETKIVITMNCRSLMHFFNLRCCQRAQWEVRKMADKMLEICKDEFPAIFRHGGASCEQLGYCPEAERFACGRYPTLKQLIDK; this is encoded by the coding sequence ATGCCTGAGAAAGATTTACGAGTGGAACTTCTATCCATGACCCCCAATGCCCTTGAGCTGCTTTATGCCTCATTTCGGCAGTGTTATCATGCCGGATTTGTAGCCGATATGTGGCCCCGGTTGCTTGACGGGGAAATTGCAAAGGACAAACAGGCCGAATTTGTTTCAAAAGTTCTTGAATCAGGTCACGACAGCCCCATTGAGCATGTCAGTTTTACTTTTGCCGTTGAGGGAATTTCCCGGGCCTGTTCGCACCAGATAGTGCGCCATCGTATTGCGTCCTATTCTCAGCAGAGTCAGCGCTATGTGACTGAAAATGATATGGATTACATCATCCCCCCGGCAATCGCCAGAATTCCCGAGGCGCGGGAACGGTTTGAAAAATTCATGGAAGAAGTAAGCTGTGCTTATAAGGATCTGCGGGAAATTCTTGTTGATGCCGGGCGTGAGTCCAAGGCCAATGAGGATGCCCGTTTTGTGCTTCCTCAGGCGGCTGAAACCAAGATTGTAATTACCATGAACTGTCGCTCTTTGATGCATTTTTTCAATTTGCGCTGTTGCCAGCGGGCGCAGTGGGAAGTGCGCAAGATGGCCGATAAAATGCTTGAAATCTGCAAGGATGAATTCCCGGCTATTTTTCGGCATGGAGGGGCAAGCTGTGAGCAGCTCGGCTACTGCCCTGAAGCGGAGCGTTTTGCCTGCGGACGCTATCCGACCCTGAAGCAGTTGATCGACAAGTAA